GCGCCCCGGCAATCTCGATCTCAATCCGACCGGCGGCGACGTGGGCGACATCCGACGGCGATTCCTGGCGTGACGTTCGATCGCCAACCACCGTCACCGGCACGAACATCGCCTGCTGCGCGCAGGCCTTCGCGGTTCGTTGAGAGGTCAGCCCAGCGTCCCGACGCCAGACGTTCAGCAAGCCGCGATTGACGCCCCAGCGCCGGGCAACGGCCGAGATGTTCACGTCAGGTTCCGCGCTTTCCGCCAGGATCTGCGCCTTCTCCTCGTCAGTCCAATTCCGCCGCTGCCGCCGACCGGTGATCACCTCGATC
Above is a window of Rhizobium etli 8C-3 DNA encoding:
- the tnpA gene encoding IS66-like element accessory protein TnpA; translated protein: MVGDRADAMLEVMDEGMHEARHEGKYRRIEVITGRRQRRNWTDEEKAQILAESAEPDVNISAVARRWGVNRGLLNVWRRDAGLTSQRTAKACAQQAMFVPVTVVGDRTSRQESPSDVAHVAAGRIEIEIAGARLSVIGAVAPELAQAVVAALRGRR